In a single window of the Olivibacter sp. SDN3 genome:
- a CDS encoding RagB/SusD family nutrient uptake outer membrane protein, which translates to MKPIYNIYTLFLVFLTASCGDYLDRASTTQRQDEDIFNNFTMTDQAVNALYGSTLRRSNYNYLGGYNMSSATDESKDASTWMASYSFNNGSWSSNQNPIGNTWREYYESVRMANLILEGVVEYNTPDDANNPGYLENRIGEVYFLRAYALFELVRQFGGVIIFTNTIDQADEEALNRPRNTYDECVNQILADCDEAIARVPNTYPANQLGRITKGAAMALKSKILLFSASPLWAEAGKTGFQGDISDNQRASDPEKWQRAATAAKEIIDMGQYSLEPTLEARQSMFTATTLQSTEVIFVRMNAWNQDMDRYFFPHGSSGWSGGAPTQNLVDDYEMEDGLLYDESPLYDEDNPYANRDPRFYTDISYNGAPWKDRVIETFTGGLDELSTQTDRTRTGYYSKKLVDESISIGQGQGRRVDAIMFRLAEIYLNYIEALNEYDPGNPDILLYLNRIRERVGQVPISDGLSQEVMREKIRNERRIELSFENHRFWDVRRWKIASQTEPTIYGMRAIPDDTKSSGFRYERFKVEDRLWRSAMYLIPITQDETLRNPNLVQNEGW; encoded by the coding sequence ATGAAACCGATCTATAACATATACACCTTGTTTTTGGTATTTTTAACAGCCTCTTGCGGGGACTACCTCGACCGCGCTTCCACCACGCAAAGACAGGATGAAGACATTTTCAATAATTTTACTATGACAGACCAAGCCGTCAATGCCTTGTACGGCAGCACGCTGAGAAGGTCAAACTATAACTATCTGGGCGGCTATAACATGTCGTCTGCCACGGATGAATCCAAAGATGCCTCCACCTGGATGGCTTCTTACAGTTTTAATAACGGCTCTTGGTCGAGCAATCAAAACCCAATAGGAAATACCTGGCGGGAATATTACGAGTCGGTACGTATGGCCAATCTAATTTTAGAAGGAGTTGTGGAATACAACACGCCTGATGATGCCAATAACCCCGGCTATCTAGAAAACAGAATTGGTGAAGTGTATTTTTTACGTGCTTATGCATTGTTTGAGTTGGTTAGACAATTTGGTGGTGTTATTATTTTTACCAATACAATCGATCAAGCAGATGAAGAAGCGCTTAATCGGCCTCGAAACACCTACGATGAATGTGTCAATCAGATCCTTGCCGACTGCGATGAAGCCATCGCAAGGGTACCCAATACATACCCAGCGAACCAATTGGGAAGGATAACTAAAGGGGCTGCTATGGCATTAAAATCTAAAATCCTACTATTCTCAGCGAGTCCGCTTTGGGCAGAGGCAGGAAAAACGGGCTTTCAGGGAGATATCTCCGACAATCAACGTGCTTCAGATCCTGAGAAATGGCAGCGAGCTGCGACGGCAGCCAAAGAAATCATTGATATGGGCCAGTATAGTCTGGAGCCAACTTTGGAGGCGCGGCAATCCATGTTTACAGCTACCACCTTGCAAAGTACAGAAGTTATCTTTGTACGGATGAATGCTTGGAACCAGGACATGGACCGCTACTTTTTTCCACACGGTAGCAGTGGTTGGTCCGGCGGGGCTCCAACACAAAACCTAGTAGATGATTATGAGATGGAAGACGGTTTACTTTATGATGAATCGCCATTGTACGATGAAGACAACCCCTATGCCAATCGTGATCCTCGTTTCTATACCGACATTTCCTATAATGGGGCGCCATGGAAAGATCGTGTGATTGAGACCTTTACTGGTGGATTGGATGAGCTCAGCACACAAACCGACAGGACCCGTACCGGCTATTACTCCAAAAAATTAGTCGATGAAAGCATTTCCATTGGTCAAGGTCAAGGTCGAAGGGTAGATGCTATTATGTTTCGCCTGGCAGAGATCTATCTCAATTATATAGAAGCACTAAATGAGTATGACCCAGGCAACCCAGACATCCTACTATATCTCAACCGCATCCGTGAACGGGTGGGGCAAGTCCCTATTTCCGATGGTTTAAGCCAAGAGGTTATGCGTGAGAAGATAAGAAACGAAAGACGTATTGAACTTTCCTTTGAAAACCATCGTTTCTGGGATGTAAGACGCTGGAAAATTGCTTCGCAAACCGAACCCACCATTTATGGTATGCGGGCGATACCTGATGATACCAAATCTAGCGGTTTCCGCTACGAACGTTTTAAAGTGGAGGATCGATTGTGGAGAAGCGCTATGTATCTTATTCCGATTACACAAGATGAAACCTTGCGTAACCCTAACTTGGTACAAAACGAGGGTTGGTAG
- a CDS encoding acyltransferase — protein sequence MKKSDTTSILQTKRHFEILDGLRGIAALAIVLFHFMEMVYSDFNENFIGHGFLAVDFFFCLSGFVIAYAYDDRIGKMGAIEFFKSRLIRLHPLVVLGSVLGLLTFLYDPFGGQAEVYSAGKVFLIFLCSILLIPFPVMDERAFNLFGLNAPAWSLFWEYVANIIYALILYRIGRQALLILTIIMAFVLCAVAYRAESLLGGWGRDSFLDGGARIAYSFLAGMLIYRANWVIKSKLGFIGLAVLLILAFLMPFSGGWLAETAVVLFYFPLLVALGAGAQLQQGLRKLCILSGKISYPLYMTHYAVIWMFLNYYTLNEPDTPKLAAIIVIGTFLLLVVAYLAMVLYDIPLRRYLTNRRKKD from the coding sequence ATGAAGAAAAGCGATACAACAAGTATACTACAAACAAAACGGCATTTTGAAATCTTGGATGGGTTAAGAGGGATCGCTGCACTGGCAATCGTTCTGTTCCATTTTATGGAAATGGTTTATTCCGACTTCAATGAAAACTTCATTGGCCACGGCTTTTTGGCCGTTGACTTCTTTTTCTGTTTGTCGGGTTTTGTAATTGCCTATGCTTATGACGATCGTATAGGGAAGATGGGTGCAATAGAATTTTTCAAATCACGATTAATCCGATTGCATCCGCTTGTTGTGCTGGGATCGGTGCTGGGCTTGCTTACGTTTCTTTATGACCCCTTTGGTGGTCAGGCGGAAGTATACAGTGCAGGGAAGGTTTTTTTGATTTTTTTATGTTCGATTTTGCTTATCCCATTTCCGGTAATGGATGAACGCGCCTTTAATTTGTTCGGGCTTAATGCCCCTGCATGGTCATTGTTTTGGGAATATGTAGCCAATATCATATATGCTTTGATTTTATATAGAATTGGTCGCCAGGCCTTATTGATATTGACAATTATCATGGCTTTCGTGCTCTGTGCAGTCGCTTATCGGGCAGAATCTTTATTGGGAGGATGGGGGCGTGACAGCTTTCTAGATGGCGGCGCGCGTATAGCTTATTCTTTTTTAGCAGGTATGTTGATTTATCGCGCTAATTGGGTCATAAAAAGTAAACTGGGCTTCATTGGGCTAGCAGTCTTGCTTATCTTGGCTTTCCTGATGCCCTTTAGTGGCGGGTGGTTGGCAGAAACGGCGGTAGTACTTTTTTATTTCCCGTTATTGGTAGCCTTGGGAGCGGGCGCACAGCTACAGCAAGGTCTCCGGAAATTGTGTATTCTTTCCGGAAAAATTTCTTATCCGCTCTATATGACGCATTATGCAGTCATCTGGATGTTTCTTAACTATTATACGCTCAATGAGCCAGATACTCCGAAATTGGCAGCTATTATCGTTATTGGTACCTTTCTATTGTTGGTGGTTGCCTATCTCGCGATGGTACTTTACGATATTCCGCTGAGAAGATATTTAACAAACCGAAGAAAAAAAGACTAG
- a CDS encoding fatty acid desaturase codes for MEKLIKPTFRKTSEDDFFKKMQREVHENILKNPMIQTANIVKSIGLLAGYIAAYIGILVYGNAISLLFFFYILAGLFMIVLFINAFHDAAHNAVFRNPKYNKWFTYVLELFGSNSFIWKKRHLVLHHPYANIQNWDIDIKQSDLVRIFPSSRFFNYHQYQHIYMWLLYPCYTLNWLFIRDFKDFFGSKDNYLKRVVKIPKVEYVKLFACKLFNLFYMLIVPMIVLAQPWHIILVAWITMHLCGSVLGVVALLSTHVDEHAHFPMAPEDGKMQTTWAEHQMSVTKDFSADSKLANFLFGGFTHHVAHHLFPGVAHTYYPYITKVIRRYAKEHNLPYTCYPFWKAVSSHFRLLRKNGRKENLFKTGEL; via the coding sequence ATGGAAAAACTTATAAAACCTACTTTTAGAAAAACCTCCGAGGACGATTTTTTCAAAAAGATGCAAAGGGAGGTGCATGAAAATATCTTGAAGAACCCAATGATCCAAACGGCTAATATTGTAAAATCAATTGGATTGTTGGCGGGCTATATTGCTGCCTATATAGGGATTTTGGTTTACGGAAATGCTATTTCCCTGCTATTCTTCTTTTATATTTTGGCAGGATTATTTATGATCGTACTTTTTATAAACGCATTTCATGATGCTGCACATAACGCTGTCTTTAGAAACCCGAAATATAACAAGTGGTTTACTTATGTACTGGAGCTTTTTGGTAGTAACAGCTTTATCTGGAAGAAAAGGCACTTGGTGTTACATCATCCCTATGCCAATATACAAAATTGGGATATCGACATTAAGCAGAGCGATCTAGTTCGGATTTTCCCTTCGAGTAGATTTTTTAATTACCACCAGTACCAACATATTTATATGTGGCTTTTATACCCTTGTTATACATTGAACTGGTTGTTTATTAGAGATTTCAAGGATTTTTTTGGATCGAAAGATAATTACCTCAAGCGTGTGGTAAAAATCCCGAAGGTGGAGTATGTAAAGCTGTTTGCCTGCAAATTATTTAATCTTTTTTATATGCTCATCGTTCCGATGATAGTGCTGGCACAACCGTGGCATATCATTTTGGTGGCTTGGATTACGATGCATCTCTGTGGGAGCGTCTTAGGTGTGGTCGCCTTATTATCTACACATGTAGACGAACACGCGCACTTCCCCATGGCTCCAGAAGATGGAAAAATGCAAACAACCTGGGCTGAGCACCAGATGAGTGTGACAAAAGATTTCAGCGCGGATAGTAAACTAGCTAATTTTTTATTTGGAGGGTTTACCCATCATGTGGCTCACCACTTATTCCCGGGTGTAGCGCATACCTACTACCCCTATATAACCAAAGTAATCAGACGTTATGCCAAAGAACATAATCTACCTTATACGTGTTATCCTTTTTGGAAAGCGGTTAGCTCGCACTTCCGTTTGTTACGGAAAAATGGGCGTAAAGAGAATTTATTTAAAACCGGAGAGCTTTAA
- a CDS encoding SMP-30/gluconolactonase/LRE family protein: MKLVLTVLLVVPLLACNNQQEQDNKEEDTIGSIERLHTDIDKLIELNAQLEVLAEGFAWCEGPVWVDEHNMLLFSDVPNNVVYKWTAQNGLEEYLKPSGYTGDVPRGGEMGSNGLILDLNDNLILCQHGNRSLARMDALITHPQPKFIALADTFDNKRFNSPNDVVQRSNGDFFFTDPPYGLNDQDIYKQELAVNGVYKLDTAGNLTLIIDSLSRPNGLAFTPDEQKLIVGNSDNAKPMLFAYDITADDSVKAAGVVFDFSEHGGGPDGLKIDEEGNIFSSGPGGIWVFNKSYEPIGQIKIPQAVSNCALSADGKTIYITASHQVLRLKMR; encoded by the coding sequence ATGAAATTAGTATTAACTGTATTGCTGGTTGTGCCATTATTGGCCTGTAACAATCAGCAAGAGCAAGATAATAAGGAGGAGGACACTATCGGCAGCATAGAAAGACTACATACAGACATAGACAAGCTAATAGAGCTAAATGCTCAATTGGAGGTCCTCGCCGAGGGCTTTGCTTGGTGTGAAGGCCCCGTATGGGTCGACGAGCATAATATGCTGCTTTTCTCTGATGTACCCAATAATGTGGTGTATAAGTGGACGGCACAAAACGGTCTGGAGGAGTACCTCAAGCCTTCTGGTTATACCGGGGATGTACCTCGTGGCGGTGAAATGGGATCTAATGGCCTGATCTTAGACTTAAATGATAACCTTATTCTTTGCCAGCATGGCAACAGAAGTTTAGCAAGAATGGATGCCTTGATTACACACCCACAACCAAAATTTATTGCATTGGCTGATACGTTTGACAATAAACGTTTCAATAGTCCTAACGATGTGGTGCAGCGGAGTAATGGCGATTTCTTTTTTACGGACCCTCCATATGGATTGAATGATCAGGATATTTACAAGCAAGAACTGGCGGTAAATGGCGTTTATAAGTTAGATACCGCAGGCAATTTAACCTTGATTATCGATAGCTTATCGCGGCCAAACGGACTGGCTTTTACGCCAGACGAACAAAAGCTTATTGTCGGTAACTCAGATAATGCAAAACCTATGCTGTTTGCTTATGACATCACTGCCGATGATTCAGTAAAAGCCGCTGGTGTTGTTTTTGATTTTAGCGAACACGGGGGCGGACCTGATGGATTGAAGATAGATGAAGAAGGAAATATTTTTTCCAGCGGACCGGGCGGAATATGGGTTTTTAATAAGTCGTATGAGCCCATCGGGCAGATAAAAATTCCACAAGCTGTATCTAATTGTGCGTTATCTGCGGACGGAAAAACCATTTATATAACAGCAAGCCACCAGGTATTACGATTAAAAATGAGGTAA
- a CDS encoding siderophore-interacting protein: MKAKTIKAELSVKKKEWLTPHYIRVTLTGEDVQLIANTTVGVNNKILIPPKGVDKIYFPEFDYEKGQWIPLPEEVRPIVRTYTHRGIDLDTNEIWIDFVAHGEEGPASAWALHATEGDVLGVLMRDGKAELYPNADWYLLAGDATAIPVLGAILESLPAKARVVCVIEVHGKADEQHLQTVAEVEQVWLHNAEPQKGSVLADFVAGLNLPRESRFAYIAAEFATVKAIRTYLRKQRNWTREELYAYSYWKAGVAEEKSAADRQQEKNAIT, encoded by the coding sequence ATGAAGGCAAAGACAATCAAGGCGGAGCTCAGCGTTAAGAAAAAGGAGTGGCTGACTCCGCATTACATACGTGTTACGTTGACTGGCGAGGATGTGCAATTGATAGCAAACACTACTGTTGGAGTAAATAACAAAATTTTGATACCACCAAAAGGTGTTGACAAGATTTATTTTCCAGAATTTGACTATGAGAAAGGCCAATGGATACCTTTACCAGAAGAAGTGCGACCTATTGTGCGTACGTATACCCATCGAGGAATAGATTTGGATACAAATGAAATATGGATTGATTTCGTAGCGCATGGGGAAGAAGGCCCGGCATCCGCGTGGGCTTTACATGCTACCGAGGGAGATGTATTAGGGGTGCTGATGCGTGATGGTAAAGCCGAATTATACCCAAATGCAGACTGGTACCTGTTGGCGGGCGATGCAACAGCTATTCCGGTACTTGGCGCTATTTTAGAATCGTTGCCGGCGAAAGCGAGGGTGGTATGCGTGATCGAAGTGCATGGTAAGGCCGATGAACAGCATCTGCAAACAGTAGCAGAAGTGGAACAGGTATGGTTACACAATGCAGAACCGCAAAAGGGAAGTGTTTTGGCAGATTTTGTTGCCGGTTTGAACTTACCTAGGGAGTCGCGATTTGCCTACATAGCAGCGGAGTTTGCGACGGTAAAAGCGATTAGAACCTATCTCCGAAAGCAGCGAAATTGGACACGGGAGGAGCTCTACGCTTATTCGTACTGGAAAGCAGGTGTCGCTGAGGAAAAATCGGCAGCCGATAGGCAACAGGAGAAAAATGCAATAACGTAG
- a CDS encoding FecR domain-containing protein, protein MPQDIDTIRLLMIEKLAGSITETDDQYLMHLISSSEEIKRLWRSMQQQFSSDKIDENIAWNKVLPRLEDKTPEPLSPGRHTRRRPYWIWISGAAATFLLGVFFLLSRPSSSDAPSVASLFDEFPVVDSVQLLTAEAQTINLENEEAGKRLGEHLVASKNNLRVEGRDATARWHILLVPPSKDYQLTLADGTKVTLNSTSKIRFPTTFDTNKREIFLEGEAYFEVAKDARRPFNVITASGQVEVLGTAFSVKAYKQEAFETSLREGSVRVSAASQKRLLRPGYKLTIAGDKPTLSKFDFDEEFSWVSGVFHFHKQPLSVVARAMERWYDIEVIIQQEHLKQARLSGAIIKQEPLENTLFFLEQSMKIKTKTEGKTLILSQ, encoded by the coding sequence ATGCCACAAGATATTGATACCATAAGGCTGCTCATGATCGAGAAACTCGCCGGTTCCATTACAGAGACCGACGACCAATATCTTATGCACTTAATCTCATCTTCTGAAGAAATCAAGCGTCTTTGGCGAAGTATGCAGCAACAGTTTTCTAGCGATAAAATCGACGAAAACATCGCATGGAACAAGGTTCTTCCTCGATTAGAAGACAAGACCCCCGAGCCATTATCACCGGGCCGTCATACGAGAAGGCGTCCTTACTGGATATGGATAAGCGGAGCCGCTGCAACCTTTCTATTAGGTGTATTCTTTTTATTGTCTCGCCCGTCCTCAAGCGATGCCCCGTCAGTTGCCTCCTTATTTGATGAGTTTCCTGTAGTAGATTCTGTTCAGCTACTTACTGCAGAAGCGCAAACGATCAATCTAGAAAACGAAGAGGCCGGGAAGCGCTTGGGAGAACACCTGGTTGCTTCCAAAAATAATTTAAGGGTTGAAGGCAGAGATGCTACTGCCAGATGGCACATACTGTTGGTTCCCCCCTCTAAAGATTATCAGCTCACCTTGGCCGATGGCACCAAAGTAACCCTGAACTCGACTAGTAAAATCAGGTTTCCAACAACCTTTGACACGAACAAGCGGGAGATCTTTTTAGAAGGCGAAGCTTATTTTGAAGTTGCGAAAGATGCCCGACGCCCCTTCAACGTGATAACCGCATCTGGACAGGTAGAGGTACTGGGAACAGCCTTCAGCGTAAAGGCCTATAAACAGGAAGCATTTGAGACCTCGCTTCGGGAAGGGAGCGTGCGCGTATCCGCTGCCAGCCAAAAGCGTTTATTAAGGCCCGGTTATAAGCTCACTATAGCCGGCGACAAACCTACGCTGAGCAAATTTGATTTCGATGAAGAATTCTCATGGGTATCAGGAGTCTTCCATTTTCACAAACAACCCTTAAGTGTAGTTGCCCGAGCAATGGAACGTTGGTACGATATTGAAGTCATCATCCAACAAGAGCATTTAAAGCAGGCTCGCCTTTCTGGAGCCATTATAAAACAGGAACCCCTGGAAAATACACTGTTTTTTTTGGAGCAATCAATGAAAATAAAAACAAAAACAGAAGGTAAAACACTGATATTAAGCCAATAG
- a CDS encoding RNA polymerase sigma factor encodes MEQEDTLLLQQIQEGSILAYEQLFKKYYKPLVLQARFLLNEEMEAEDLVQNLFVKMWQKNIFTFVNSSIKAYLQRAVRNECLHVLEKKKVHERKMLQYFASLEKPIENDTLEARETQVQIENVLKDLPMQRLTAFKLVYFEKKKYQEAANEMGISINSIKTHLKLAIKSLQQKMIHIK; translated from the coding sequence ATGGAACAGGAAGATACCCTATTGCTTCAGCAAATCCAGGAAGGGTCTATCTTGGCCTATGAGCAGTTGTTCAAAAAGTATTATAAACCATTGGTTCTTCAGGCAAGATTCCTTTTGAACGAAGAGATGGAAGCAGAAGATCTTGTGCAAAATCTTTTTGTAAAAATGTGGCAAAAAAACATCTTCACTTTTGTTAATTCTTCTATTAAAGCATATTTGCAACGTGCAGTGCGAAATGAATGCTTACATGTACTAGAGAAAAAGAAGGTTCATGAACGAAAAATGCTTCAATATTTTGCATCTTTGGAAAAACCTATAGAAAACGATACCTTAGAAGCAAGAGAGACACAAGTGCAGATAGAAAACGTTTTGAAGGACCTGCCCATGCAACGTCTAACGGCCTTCAAACTGGTGTATTTTGAGAAGAAAAAATATCAGGAAGCTGCAAATGAAATGGGGATATCAATTAATTCCATAAAAACGCATCTGAAGCTCGCGATAAAGTCTCTCCAACAGAAAATGATTCATATAAAATAA
- a CDS encoding TonB-dependent receptor — protein MRKRKILLKPKILLTSWFLLTLHALCYADQGGNSRVTFSGNNVQLVDLFKAIKKQTGLTVFYSNEALNEAEKIKVDFNQETVENVLSSVLAKQNFTWTIKGNFIVLNPDKPAAKRQEFTVSGTIKDAETQEVLPGVSVILKGTNIGTTSNVDGNFSLLLSKEQAANGTLSFSYVGYTPLDTLIRSRETLNVTMTVDASSLDEVVVLAYGSQKKATVTGSVASIPTKELVQSPVSNLTNALAGRLPGLITTQRSGEPGVDAASLYVRGVSTINNANPIIMVDGVERSMDYLDPNDVESVTILKDAAATAVLGMRGANGAVLVTTKRGKAGKPEVSFRASTGFQEATRIPEYLGSYDYARLYNEAITNDGGQIAFSDEELEGYRNGTLPNIDHYAYMMRPSNVTQGNLNVSGGTDIARYFISAGYNRAEGNYRHTSDNEQGFDGNNLMNRYNLRANVDVDITKTLSARVDLAGIITQRRDGNNSASSIMNLANRMPPIFPLFNEDGSLWGNGTFTQNLHGELSRKGYRNFFNNTTQGTFSLKRKLDFITKNLSGQILMAYDQTNNPSASYTRDYAVFEPLYNNGGELTGYRKFRDDTQINPDGSFNGGGLNRNTYLEASLNWNGTFGNHNVSAMALVNRRLQNNNSEIPFAYESSLFRGTYDYKQRYLLEISASYQGSENFPPGSRYGLFPSISAGWVLSEESFLKDVAFINFLKLRTSYGEVGNDRSGGDRFLWFTSWRENPSDHQNQYFFGTGASRAAGWQQEAVGNPGVTWERGRQFNVGLEASLFRDILSFTLDVFKERRSNILITRNSLSDVFGQNIKPQNLGIVDNHGFELEVIARQQLGDFSYTVRPNITFARNNRVFFDEVARAYPWMRRTGTPIDTKFGLIADGFFENQAAVDAHPYQNFSDYGPGDIRYVKLTGDEYDYIQPGFDETVIGRPRTPEYMFGTAIELAYKNFDVSVLFQGATGADVMLENEAVYEFFQGGKVKPFHLNRWTPETAATATYPSLHSSVNGNNHRASSFWVRSADYLRLKNFEIGYRLPRNIVEAINLSFFRIYANGMNLFTWDKLKDWQVDPEIGDGNGAMYPIQRIWNFGIDVRF, from the coding sequence ATGCGAAAAAGAAAAATTCTCCTTAAGCCCAAGATCCTACTAACAAGCTGGTTTCTTTTGACCCTTCATGCGCTATGCTACGCCGATCAGGGCGGCAACAGCCGGGTAACGTTCAGCGGAAACAATGTACAGCTCGTTGACCTTTTCAAAGCGATAAAGAAACAAACGGGCCTGACGGTCTTTTACAGCAATGAGGCGCTTAATGAAGCAGAAAAAATCAAAGTCGATTTCAACCAGGAAACCGTAGAAAATGTATTGTCCAGTGTTTTGGCCAAGCAAAATTTTACGTGGACTATCAAAGGTAATTTTATTGTCCTCAACCCAGACAAGCCCGCCGCCAAACGGCAGGAATTCACGGTATCAGGCACTATCAAAGATGCCGAAACGCAGGAGGTACTCCCCGGGGTGAGTGTCATTTTAAAGGGAACCAACATCGGGACTACCTCCAATGTCGACGGCAACTTCAGCTTGTTACTCAGTAAAGAGCAGGCGGCCAACGGCACATTATCATTCTCATATGTAGGCTATACTCCCTTAGACACGCTTATACGATCGCGCGAAACACTTAACGTCACAATGACGGTAGATGCTTCTAGCCTAGACGAGGTAGTTGTGTTGGCCTACGGGTCGCAGAAAAAGGCTACTGTTACCGGTTCTGTTGCATCTATCCCTACAAAAGAATTAGTACAAAGCCCGGTATCCAATTTAACCAATGCTCTGGCAGGTAGATTACCTGGATTGATCACCACCCAACGCAGTGGTGAACCGGGTGTAGATGCCGCTTCACTATACGTCAGGGGCGTAAGCACCATCAATAATGCCAATCCGATTATTATGGTAGATGGCGTAGAACGTAGCATGGATTACCTCGACCCAAACGATGTCGAAAGTGTAACCATTCTCAAAGACGCCGCTGCTACAGCCGTTCTGGGAATGCGGGGCGCTAACGGTGCCGTATTAGTTACCACCAAGCGCGGAAAAGCCGGCAAGCCCGAAGTAAGTTTTAGAGCGTCTACCGGTTTCCAAGAGGCCACCCGTATACCCGAATACTTAGGTTCTTACGATTATGCCCGTTTATATAACGAAGCGATCACAAATGATGGTGGGCAGATTGCCTTTTCTGATGAAGAGCTGGAAGGTTATCGTAATGGAACACTACCCAATATTGATCATTATGCGTATATGATGCGCCCATCTAATGTAACACAGGGGAATCTCAATGTGAGTGGAGGAACAGATATTGCCCGCTATTTTATCTCCGCAGGATATAACCGGGCAGAAGGGAACTACCGTCATACCTCCGATAACGAACAGGGTTTCGATGGAAATAACCTCATGAACCGTTACAACCTCCGGGCAAATGTAGATGTAGATATTACCAAAACGCTGTCGGCACGTGTAGATTTGGCCGGCATTATCACCCAACGCCGAGACGGCAACAACTCCGCCTCGAGTATTATGAATCTGGCCAATCGGATGCCTCCCATTTTCCCGTTATTCAATGAAGATGGCAGTCTTTGGGGAAATGGAACTTTTACACAGAACCTACATGGGGAGCTTTCCCGTAAGGGCTATCGTAATTTTTTCAACAATACAACACAGGGGACATTCTCGCTCAAGCGAAAGTTAGATTTCATCACTAAAAACCTTTCCGGCCAAATACTTATGGCCTATGATCAAACCAACAATCCAAGCGCTTCCTATACCAGGGATTACGCTGTGTTCGAGCCGCTTTACAATAATGGCGGAGAGTTAACGGGTTACCGAAAGTTTAGGGACGATACACAAATTAACCCTGATGGGAGCTTCAATGGAGGCGGACTCAACCGCAACACCTACCTCGAGGCCTCCCTCAATTGGAACGGTACCTTTGGCAATCATAATGTATCGGCCATGGCCTTGGTTAATCGGCGTCTGCAAAACAACAACTCAGAAATTCCGTTTGCCTACGAATCCAGCCTGTTCCGGGGAACATACGATTACAAACAACGTTACCTCTTAGAAATAAGCGCTTCTTACCAAGGCTCTGAGAACTTCCCTCCCGGCAGTCGCTATGGGCTATTTCCGTCCATCTCGGCAGGATGGGTACTCTCTGAGGAATCCTTTCTAAAAGATGTGGCGTTTATAAACTTTCTAAAATTGCGCACCTCCTACGGAGAAGTTGGGAACGACCGTTCGGGTGGTGATCGATTTTTATGGTTCACCTCCTGGCGAGAAAATCCCAGTGATCACCAGAACCAATACTTCTTCGGCACCGGAGCTTCCCGTGCAGCGGGTTGGCAACAGGAGGCTGTAGGTAATCCGGGTGTTACCTGGGAACGGGGACGCCAATTCAATGTCGGACTGGAAGCCAGTCTATTCAGGGACATCCTATCCTTCACCTTAGATGTGTTTAAAGAGAGAAGAAGCAATATTTTAATCACACGAAACAGTTTGAGTGATGTCTTCGGGCAGAACATTAAACCTCAGAATCTTGGTATCGTAGATAACCACGGTTTCGAATTAGAAGTAATAGCTAGGCAGCAATTGGGTGACTTTTCTTATACCGTACGTCCTAATATCACTTTCGCCCGCAACAATCGAGTATTCTTTGATGAAGTGGCACGGGCTTATCCCTGGATGCGTCGTACCGGCACCCCTATCGACACCAAATTCGGTTTAATCGCCGATGGCTTCTTCGAAAATCAAGCGGCAGTAGACGCTCATCCCTATCAGAACTTCTCCGACTACGGTCCTGGCGATATCCGCTATGTTAAATTAACCGGCGACGAATATGACTATATACAACCCGGATTTGACGAAACCGTTATCGGCCGACCGCGTACTCCGGAGTATATGTTCGGAACAGCGATAGAGCTTGCTTACAAGAATTTTGATGTTAGCGTACTTTTTCAGGGCGCAACCGGTGCCGACGTCATGCTAGAAAATGAAGCCGTTTATGAATTCTTTCAGGGAGGAAAGGTCAAACCCTTCCACCTTAATAGATGGACACCAGAAACCGCAGCCACAGCGACTTATCCTAGCTTGCACTCTTCCGTCAATGGGAACAATCACAGGGCCAGTTCGTTCTGGGTAAGAAGCGCCGATTATTTACGCCTAAAAAACTTCGAAATCGGTTATCGCTTGCCTCGAAATATTGTTGAGGCAATAAATCTCTCTTTTTTCCGGATTTATGCCAATGGTATGAACCTGTTTACTTGGGATAAGCTGAAAGACTGGCAGGTAGATCCAGAAATCGGCGATGGTAACGGCGCCATGTATCCCATTCAGCGGATATGGAATTTTGGAATAGATGTTCGATTTTAA